The following are encoded in a window of Solibacillus sp. FSL R7-0668 genomic DNA:
- a CDS encoding DEAD/DEAH box helicase, with translation MSVINLLNETLQNKWSFETTMKIQEEMIPAMLDGKDIVAESPTGSGKTLAYTLPILNKVDGSKKQTQALIVAPSQELAMQIVEVIRQWTEGTDITVQQLIGGANSARQIEKLKKKPTIVVGTPGRLNELARQGKLKLKEIETVVLDECDQLLSREYRVVVKSFIEGAAFGRQVVVVSATITEEIKLVAERLMFEPVAIKINPEDMVKFGKVVHSFVKVDERDKTDMLRRLANIEGVRGLAFVNNIDQVLMKQSKLEYREAPIVALHSDMKKDERKKALDAFRNGEARILIATDIAARGLDISGLTHVVHVDVPRTIEQYTHRSGRTGRAGADGEVLTLLSYKDEKTYKKWLRELSLKGVQKVWHQGEFIEGNANTVTASKKSATPVNKTAKKPYQSKTGKKGMTFSKKKGN, from the coding sequence ATGTCAGTTATCAATTTACTTAATGAAACACTTCAAAATAAATGGTCGTTTGAAACAACAATGAAAATTCAAGAAGAGATGATTCCGGCAATGCTAGATGGGAAAGACATTGTCGCAGAATCTCCAACAGGCTCGGGGAAAACATTAGCTTATACATTACCCATCTTAAATAAAGTAGATGGTTCAAAAAAGCAAACGCAAGCCTTAATCGTAGCACCGTCACAGGAATTAGCGATGCAAATTGTTGAAGTAATCCGTCAGTGGACAGAGGGCACAGACATTACCGTGCAACAATTAATTGGTGGGGCAAACTCGGCGCGTCAAATTGAAAAATTAAAGAAAAAGCCAACGATTGTTGTTGGTACACCGGGACGTTTAAATGAGCTAGCACGCCAAGGAAAATTAAAGCTAAAAGAAATCGAAACGGTCGTTTTAGATGAGTGCGATCAGCTATTGAGCCGCGAATACCGTGTCGTTGTAAAATCTTTTATCGAGGGTGCAGCTTTTGGTCGTCAAGTGGTGGTTGTTTCAGCAACAATTACAGAGGAAATTAAGCTTGTGGCAGAGCGTTTAATGTTTGAGCCAGTCGCTATTAAGATTAATCCAGAAGACATGGTAAAGTTCGGTAAGGTTGTGCATTCATTTGTTAAAGTTGATGAGCGCGACAAAACTGATATGCTACGCCGTTTAGCGAATATTGAAGGGGTACGCGGGTTAGCATTCGTCAATAATATCGACCAAGTTTTAATGAAGCAAAGCAAGCTTGAATATAGAGAGGCGCCGATTGTAGCACTGCACTCAGATATGAAAAAAGACGAGCGCAAAAAAGCACTGGATGCATTCCGTAATGGAGAGGCACGTATTTTAATCGCAACGGATATTGCGGCTCGAGGCTTAGATATTTCGGGATTAACACATGTTGTTCATGTCGACGTGCCTCGAACAATTGAACAATATACACATCGCTCGGGTCGTACAGGTCGTGCCGGCGCGGATGGAGAAGTATTAACATTACTATCTTATAAAGATGAAAAGACGTATAAAAAATGGTTGCGCGAACTATCATTAAAGGGCGTGCAAAAGGTATGGCATCAGGGTGAATTTATTGAAGGAAATGCAAATACCGTAACGGCTTCGAAAAAGTCAGCCACTCCAGTAAATAAAACAGCTAAAAAACCATATCAATCAAAAACAGGTAAAAAAGGTATGACATTCAGCAAAAAGAAGGGGAATTAG
- a CDS encoding acetyl-CoA C-acetyltransferase, which produces MKNVYIVDGARTAFTAFGGSFATTDAVQLGTKTAMEALKRSGVSPEQVDHVVYGGVIPSGANAAYLARHIGLYTGVPQEVPALTLNRLCGSGMQAVISAAQMIQLGEGDVVLAGGAENMSQSPYANFDQRFNGPKMGNLQFTDMLQATLTDQYTGSGMGMTAEKLAEQYDISREEQDAFAILSNDRAAQARAEGKFAQEIVPVVISTRKGDVIVDTDEHIKEGTTAEALAKLRPAFKKDGSVTAANASGINDGAASVVVASEDFVQQQNLKPMARIVSWGIAGVDPTIMGIGPAPAIRKALKRANLTIADMDLVEVNEAFAAQYIAVEKELGLDRDKTNVNGGAIALGHPVGASGTRIILSAAYELQRRNGRYAVASLCIGGGQGIALIIERV; this is translated from the coding sequence ATGAAAAATGTATATATTGTAGACGGAGCACGTACGGCATTTACAGCGTTTGGGGGCTCATTTGCGACAACAGATGCGGTGCAATTAGGAACAAAAACAGCAATGGAAGCATTGAAGCGCTCGGGTGTATCGCCAGAACAGGTGGATCATGTTGTTTATGGTGGGGTGATTCCATCAGGTGCAAACGCTGCGTATTTAGCACGCCATATAGGACTATACACAGGAGTACCTCAAGAAGTACCAGCGCTAACATTAAACCGTTTATGTGGTTCGGGTATGCAGGCTGTTATCTCGGCAGCACAAATGATTCAGCTAGGAGAGGGGGATGTCGTACTGGCTGGCGGTGCAGAAAATATGTCACAATCACCGTATGCTAACTTCGACCAACGCTTTAATGGACCGAAAATGGGGAATTTACAATTTACAGATATGCTACAAGCAACGTTAACAGATCAGTATACAGGTTCGGGCATGGGCATGACGGCTGAAAAATTAGCCGAGCAATATGACATTTCACGTGAGGAGCAAGATGCATTTGCAATTCTTTCAAATGACCGTGCAGCACAGGCGCGCGCAGAAGGAAAGTTTGCTCAGGAAATTGTACCAGTAGTGATTTCCACACGTAAAGGTGACGTGATTGTTGATACAGATGAGCATATAAAGGAAGGTACAACAGCCGAAGCGTTAGCAAAATTGCGTCCAGCATTTAAAAAGGATGGTAGCGTAACAGCGGCGAATGCTTCGGGGATTAATGACGGAGCCGCTTCCGTTGTAGTGGCGAGTGAGGATTTTGTTCAGCAGCAAAACTTAAAACCAATGGCACGTATTGTCAGTTGGGGAATTGCGGGTGTGGATCCTACGATTATGGGAATCGGTCCCGCACCAGCGATTCGTAAAGCATTGAAGCGTGCCAATTTAACAATAGCTGATATGGATTTAGTGGAAGTGAATGAGGCATTTGCGGCACAATATATAGCCGTAGAAAAAGAGCTCGGCTTAGACCGTGATAAAACAAATGTCAACGGTGGTGCAATTGCACTGGGACATCCTGTTGGTGCGAGCGGTACACGCATTATTTTATCGGCTGCCTATGAATTACAGCGTCGAAACGGGCGCTATGCTGTTGCCAGTCTTTGCATTGGTGGTGGACAAGGAATCGCATTAATCATTGAACGCGTGTAA
- a CDS encoding metallophosphoesterase family protein, with protein sequence MQYAFISDLHSHYKNTKKVLKHIEQIAPQAVIIGLGDLFECTIGKKKAKTIRNAKLKEAAIIEEKFMNLLTFPSIIGNQEERIALVTGDERFLQYEQIREVEHATLMHGHQIEWDETYKPTFPPIQTPLLFFGHSHEAAIYINGQRQPVPYNIPLAIGQKPYQINVGAVVDNKEWCLYDSESMTVTFLQAQ encoded by the coding sequence TTGCAGTACGCATTCATTAGCGACTTACATTCGCATTATAAAAATACAAAAAAAGTTTTAAAGCATATTGAACAAATTGCACCGCAAGCTGTAATTATTGGATTAGGGGATTTGTTTGAATGTACCATTGGCAAGAAAAAGGCGAAAACCATTCGCAATGCCAAGCTAAAGGAAGCAGCCATTATTGAAGAAAAATTTATGAATCTCTTAACATTCCCCTCAATTATCGGAAATCAAGAAGAACGAATCGCACTCGTAACCGGCGATGAGCGTTTTTTACAATACGAACAAATACGTGAAGTTGAGCATGCTACATTAATGCATGGGCATCAAATTGAATGGGATGAAACGTATAAGCCAACATTCCCACCAATTCAAACACCTTTATTATTTTTTGGACATAGTCATGAAGCTGCGATTTATATTAATGGGCAACGTCAGCCCGTCCCATATAATATTCCGCTTGCAATCGGGCAAAAACCCTATCAAATCAATGTCGGCGCAGTAGTGGATAATAAAGAATGGTGTCTATATGACAGTGAATCGATGACGGTTACCTTCTTACAGGCTCAATGA
- a CDS encoding methyl-accepting chemotaxis protein, translating into MLDTLLAYDSLVTLDLQIIVETYIEIQGGSVVNGLGEIIKYNTQLDQIKELIQFQEVQHNDVKLASDLMLELDSSIEEIAASIGDISTHTQGSLTELNSDLTSLQQVSTILQNTDEGQQAVRQNVANLVDRVHSVSKVMELIQGIADQTNLLALNASIEAARAGEAGKGFAVVAEEVRKLADDTKRSVQSIDSDIKALLQITENIDDLTKQSTEELHVGVADVIQITNTLSELNDTLQTQGARFEEIASTTRHQAESASEIAERNRSMTESTIRSQEIAFDTGSAIYALSKMIDEYRSKTISKNFIISQEDIIEVAITDHLLWRWKIYNLLLGFEEMSSLNLDAPRDSHLGQWYYGKGHELLGDEKEYRELEAPFLNVYEIARKAVSAHTAGDKMTAEKYLDELTETSKVVITKLQRLQEILVESKAQYLK; encoded by the coding sequence ATGCTCGATACATTGCTTGCATATGATAGTTTAGTAACATTAGATTTACAAATTATCGTTGAAACCTACATTGAAATTCAGGGCGGTTCAGTAGTAAATGGGCTTGGCGAAATCATTAAATACAATACACAGCTAGATCAAATTAAAGAACTTATTCAATTCCAAGAAGTTCAGCATAATGATGTGAAATTAGCGAGTGATTTAATGCTGGAGCTTGATTCAAGTATCGAGGAAATTGCTGCATCCATCGGTGATATTTCGACGCATACACAAGGATCATTGACAGAGCTAAATAGCGACTTAACTTCTTTACAACAAGTGTCGACGATTTTACAAAATACAGACGAAGGTCAACAAGCCGTGCGCCAAAATGTAGCTAATCTAGTAGACCGAGTACATAGTGTATCGAAAGTAATGGAGTTAATTCAAGGAATCGCAGACCAAACAAACTTACTTGCATTGAATGCATCCATCGAGGCAGCGCGTGCAGGTGAGGCTGGGAAAGGCTTTGCAGTAGTTGCAGAAGAAGTGCGCAAATTAGCAGATGATACGAAACGTTCTGTTCAATCGATTGACTCAGATATTAAAGCGTTATTACAAATTACAGAAAACATTGATGACTTAACAAAGCAATCAACCGAAGAGCTACACGTAGGGGTAGCGGATGTGATTCAAATTACAAACACATTATCTGAACTGAATGATACCCTACAAACACAGGGAGCGCGCTTTGAAGAAATTGCTTCAACAACACGTCACCAGGCTGAATCGGCATCTGAAATTGCCGAGCGGAACCGCAGTATGACTGAAAGTACGATTCGCAGTCAAGAAATTGCGTTTGATACAGGCTCGGCAATCTACGCTTTAAGTAAAATGATTGATGAATACCGTTCAAAAACGATTTCGAAAAACTTCATTATTTCTCAAGAGGATATTATCGAAGTAGCTATTACTGACCATCTATTATGGCGTTGGAAAATTTACAACTTATTATTAGGCTTTGAAGAAATGTCGAGCTTAAATTTAGACGCGCCACGCGATTCGCACTTAGGTCAGTGGTATTACGGAAAAGGCCATGAGCTGCTAGGCGATGAAAAAGAATACCGTGAGCTAGAAGCGCCATTTTTAAACGTGTATGAAATTGCGAGAAAGGCAGTAAGTGCACATACTGCGGGCGACAAAATGACAGCGGAAAAGTATTTAGATGAATTAACGGAGACATCAAAAGTTGTTATTACGAAGCTTCAACGTTTACAAGAAATTTTAGTGGAATCAAAAGCACAGTATTTAAAATAA
- a CDS encoding protoglobin domain-containing protein has product MFGKSKVDNYEYFGEASSSDIQTNERFKEKLDFLALSKVRRHSVSLLNQIYTENRHEILDNFYTRLLSIPEFKKIIVENSSVERLKVTFDRHFSSLFQDELNIEYVFKRRRIAYTHARIGVLPNWMISAYTLINQLIIPLIAKQCGRDYKKNARYIACI; this is encoded by the coding sequence ATGTTTGGGAAGAGTAAAGTTGATAACTACGAGTATTTCGGTGAAGCCTCATCATCGGATATTCAAACGAATGAGCGTTTTAAAGAAAAATTAGATTTTTTAGCATTAAGTAAGGTTCGTCGACATTCGGTATCCTTATTAAATCAAATTTATACCGAAAATCGTCATGAGATTTTAGATAATTTCTATACGCGTTTACTATCGATTCCGGAATTTAAAAAGATTATCGTAGAAAATTCAAGTGTAGAACGCTTAAAAGTAACATTTGATCGCCATTTTTCCAGTCTTTTTCAAGATGAATTAAATATTGAATACGTATTTAAGCGCCGCCGAATTGCCTATACACACGCGCGTATTGGTGTATTACCGAACTGGATGATTTCTGCCTATACTTTAATCAACCAATTAATTATCCCATTAATCGCAAAGCAATGTGGACGCGATTACAAAAAAAATGCTCGATACATTGCTTGCATATGA
- a CDS encoding radical SAM/SPASM domain-containing protein, whose protein sequence is MKTFKKVYIEITSVCNLACSFCPPTERAKGLIKVEQFANILDEISGYTKYIYLHVKGEPLLHPRIGQLLDIAHEKGFKVNITTNGTLIKKNRDKLLGKPALRQINFSLHSFDGHEGSENREKYLGDILEFVRDVREHNVIISYRLWNLQRNNISEIANRRNRETLEILEKEYDLDYEIQERVEMGKGIKISKNIYLNQDHEFRWPSLLEKADEGKGFCHALRTHAAILVDGSVVPCCLDGEGVINLGNVHEQKFGEIIGSERAQNLVDGFSRREAVEELCKKCGFRQKFGMASELPDME, encoded by the coding sequence TTGAAAACATTTAAAAAGGTATATATTGAAATTACGAGCGTTTGCAATTTAGCGTGTAGCTTTTGTCCGCCAACTGAACGTGCAAAGGGCTTAATAAAAGTTGAACAATTTGCCAACATATTAGATGAAATTAGTGGGTATACCAAATATATTTATTTACATGTAAAGGGGGAGCCGCTTTTACATCCGCGCATTGGACAATTATTAGACATCGCTCATGAAAAAGGCTTCAAAGTGAATATTACAACAAATGGTACTTTAATTAAAAAGAACCGAGACAAGTTATTAGGAAAGCCTGCATTACGACAAATTAATTTTTCTTTACACAGCTTTGATGGGCATGAGGGCTCAGAAAACCGCGAAAAATATTTAGGAGATATTTTAGAATTTGTTCGTGATGTACGGGAGCATAATGTCATTATTTCGTATCGTCTGTGGAATTTACAGCGCAATAATATTTCGGAAATCGCTAATCGACGCAATCGCGAAACATTAGAGATTCTTGAAAAAGAATATGATTTGGATTATGAAATTCAAGAACGTGTAGAAATGGGGAAGGGCATCAAAATTTCGAAAAATATTTACTTAAACCAAGATCATGAATTCCGCTGGCCAAGTCTACTCGAAAAAGCAGATGAGGGGAAAGGCTTTTGCCATGCGCTTCGTACACATGCTGCAATTTTAGTAGACGGCTCTGTAGTTCCTTGCTGCTTAGATGGAGAAGGCGTTATTAACTTAGGAAATGTTCATGAACAAAAATTTGGTGAAATTATTGGGAGCGAACGTGCGCAAAATTTAGTAGATGGATTTTCGAGACGTGAGGCAGTGGAGGAATTATGTAAAAAATGCGGATTCCGACAAAAGTTTGGCATGGCTTCTGAATTACCTGATATGGAGTAA
- a CDS encoding YehS family protein has protein sequence MENNDILIRVRYALDLKNREMVEIFKLGGETVTPEEMPKILTKSIAKDEEIPADYDQIKLNDKKLEAFFNGLITFKRGPMPKREGQAVPVQEKPDHVNNMVLKKLKVACQLTTEEMLDVLDDGGIAVSKGELGAIMRKPGHRNYKECGDNFTRKFLKGLSIRYRG, from the coding sequence ATGGAAAATAACGATATTTTAATCCGTGTGCGTTATGCACTTGATTTGAAAAATAGAGAAATGGTTGAAATTTTTAAGCTAGGTGGCGAAACAGTGACGCCAGAAGAAATGCCAAAAATTTTAACAAAGTCGATAGCAAAAGATGAGGAAATACCAGCTGATTACGATCAAATTAAATTAAATGATAAAAAGCTTGAAGCATTTTTCAATGGACTGATTACATTTAAACGAGGGCCAATGCCTAAAAGAGAAGGGCAAGCCGTACCAGTACAAGAAAAACCAGATCATGTTAACAATATGGTATTGAAAAAATTGAAGGTGGCCTGTCAGCTAACAACAGAGGAAATGCTGGATGTTTTAGATGATGGGGGCATCGCGGTATCAAAAGGTGAGCTAGGTGCGATTATGCGTAAGCCGGGTCACCGTAATTATAAAGAATGTGGCGATAACTTCACACGAAAGTTTTTAAAGGGTCTTTCCATTCGTTATCGCGGATAA
- a CDS encoding catalase codes for MEENTLTNRQGHPVTNNQQIRSIGKRGPATLENYDFIEKISHFDRERVPERVVHARGAGAHGYFEAYGTVGNELISKYTRAKLFQTKGKKTPVFVRFSTVIHGGHSPETLRDPRGFAVKFYTEDGNWDLVGNNLKIFFIRDAMKFPDMIHAFKPDPVTNRQDAERFFDFCAASPESFHMVTLIYSPWGIPANYRMMQGSGVNTYKWVNEQGKAMLIKYHWEPKQGIRNLTQQQAQDIQGKNFNHATQDLFDAIEKKEYPEWELLVQMMEDGEHPELDFDPLDDTKLWPEEKFPWLAVGKMTLNKNPDDYFTEVEQVAFGTGVLVDGLDFSDDKMLQGRTFSYSDTQRYRVGANYLQLPINAPKKHVATNQRGGQMQYKVDTNENPHINYEPSLLGGLKEAKQTGTEYTPYIEGNLVRAPLDRTNDTKQAGETYRKFEKWEQDDLILNLTTDLAKCAPVIQETMIRYAEEADAEYGRRLRENLKNTDSTGPLGNAQNDEAVEQAINESKETDHL; via the coding sequence ATGGAAGAAAATACATTAACAAATCGCCAAGGCCATCCTGTTACGAATAATCAACAAATTCGTTCTATTGGAAAACGTGGTCCAGCGACATTAGAAAACTATGATTTTATTGAAAAAATTAGTCACTTTGATCGTGAACGTGTACCAGAGCGTGTTGTGCATGCAAGGGGGGCTGGGGCTCACGGCTATTTTGAAGCATATGGTACAGTTGGCAATGAGCTGATTTCTAAGTACACAAGGGCAAAGCTGTTTCAAACAAAGGGAAAAAAAACCCCTGTATTCGTCCGTTTTTCAACCGTGATTCATGGAGGACATTCGCCTGAAACATTGCGGGATCCACGTGGCTTTGCGGTTAAATTTTATACAGAGGATGGAAACTGGGATTTAGTAGGCAATAATTTAAAAATATTCTTTATTCGTGATGCGATGAAGTTCCCCGATATGATCCATGCTTTCAAGCCAGATCCCGTAACCAATCGTCAAGATGCAGAGCGTTTTTTTGATTTTTGTGCAGCCTCACCTGAAAGTTTCCATATGGTAACGCTTATTTATTCGCCGTGGGGTATTCCAGCAAACTATCGTATGATGCAGGGCTCTGGCGTCAACACGTATAAATGGGTCAATGAACAAGGAAAAGCCATGCTTATTAAGTATCATTGGGAGCCGAAGCAAGGGATTCGCAATTTGACACAGCAGCAGGCTCAGGATATACAAGGAAAGAATTTTAACCATGCAACGCAAGATTTATTTGATGCGATTGAAAAGAAGGAATATCCTGAATGGGAGCTGCTTGTACAAATGATGGAGGACGGCGAACATCCTGAGCTTGATTTTGATCCGCTTGATGATACGAAGCTTTGGCCCGAGGAAAAATTCCCATGGCTTGCAGTTGGTAAAATGACACTGAATAAGAATCCAGATGATTATTTTACAGAAGTAGAACAAGTTGCATTTGGCACGGGTGTATTAGTAGATGGGCTTGATTTTTCTGATGATAAAATGCTACAAGGGCGTACATTTAGCTATTCCGATACACAGCGTTACCGAGTAGGAGCGAATTATTTGCAGTTGCCGATTAATGCCCCGAAAAAGCATGTCGCCACAAATCAGCGCGGTGGGCAAATGCAATATAAAGTGGATACAAATGAAAATCCACATATTAATTACGAGCCATCTTTACTAGGCGGTTTAAAAGAAGCTAAACAAACTGGAACAGAGTATACACCTTATATAGAAGGAAATTTAGTACGAGCTCCGCTAGATCGTACAAATGACACGAAGCAAGCAGGTGAAACGTATCGTAAATTTGAAAAATGGGAGCAAGATGATTTGATTCTTAACTTAACGACGGATTTAGCAAAATGTGCACCCGTTATTCAAGAAACGATGATTCGTTACGCGGAAGAGGCAGATGCGGAATACGGGCGTCGCTTGCGAGAAAATTTAAAAAATACGGATAGTACAGGTCCACTAGGGAATGCACAAAATGACGAGGCAGTAGAGCAGGCTATTAATGAAAGTAAAGAAACAGATCATCTATAA
- a CDS encoding peptide ABC transporter substrate-binding protein, translating to MKFNKFLTLMMVLVLSIVLAACNTDDSKEEVDNSSEGTTETGSEGTTETASEPKEINLVFGSEPPSLHPGLATDTTSSTMIQNIFEGLMTMENGEATEAAAESYEISDDLLTYTFKLRDAQWTNGDPVTAEDFAFSWKWVLDPANASEYASILYPIKGAEAFNLGTGSADDLGIKVIDEKTIEVTLEVPTPYFLELTAFKTMYPFHKATQEANANWYTEADTIVSNGPYTLTEWVHNGNIVLTKSDTYWDAANVKIDTANISIVESESSQMAMYDAEEIDFLGTNFGSISLDAIDRLKSDGSLNVAPYSGIYWYKFNTTDKVMSNVNIRKALALSIDRAGLIKNITKGEQEPALGIVPNAVGGFGDDSGYFKDADYEEAKKFLDAGLKELGLASPADLEITVSYNTSEAHAAIAQFIQQGWTSQLGIKAKLDNSEWQVYLDKLSNLDYQVGRLGWIADYNDAYTFLEMYNTASNGNNDTGWENADYTALLKQSVVETDPAKRTAILLEAEAIMMNEMPVAPIYFYTNLYINKDYVTNMVPDALGNISLKNVDINK from the coding sequence ATGAAATTCAACAAGTTTTTAACGCTAATGATGGTACTTGTACTATCGATTGTACTTGCTGCATGTAATACAGATGACAGCAAGGAAGAGGTTGACAATTCATCTGAAGGCACGACAGAAACAGGATCTGAAGGCACAACAGAGACAGCTTCAGAACCAAAAGAAATTAACTTAGTATTCGGATCTGAGCCACCATCATTACACCCTGGTTTAGCGACAGATACAACTTCAAGCACGATGATTCAAAACATCTTTGAAGGATTAATGACAATGGAAAACGGTGAAGCAACAGAAGCTGCTGCTGAAAGCTATGAAATTTCTGATGACCTGTTAACATACACGTTCAAATTACGTGATGCTCAATGGACAAATGGCGACCCTGTTACTGCAGAGGATTTCGCATTTTCTTGGAAATGGGTGTTAGATCCAGCAAACGCATCTGAATACGCTTCGATTTTATACCCAATCAAAGGTGCTGAAGCATTTAACCTTGGTACAGGTTCAGCTGATGATTTAGGTATTAAGGTAATTGATGAAAAAACAATCGAAGTAACTTTAGAAGTGCCAACACCGTACTTCTTAGAGTTAACTGCTTTCAAAACAATGTATCCATTCCATAAAGCGACTCAAGAAGCGAATGCAAACTGGTACACAGAAGCAGATACAATCGTTTCAAACGGTCCATATACGTTAACTGAGTGGGTTCATAACGGAAACATCGTCTTAACAAAATCAGACACTTACTGGGATGCAGCAAATGTAAAAATTGACACTGCCAACATTTCAATCGTAGAGTCTGAAAGCTCTCAAATGGCCATGTATGATGCAGAAGAAATTGATTTCTTAGGTACTAACTTCGGCTCAATTTCTTTAGATGCGATTGACCGCCTAAAATCAGATGGTTCGTTAAATGTAGCACCATACTCTGGTATTTACTGGTATAAATTTAATACAACTGACAAAGTGATGAGCAACGTCAATATCCGTAAGGCTCTAGCTTTATCAATCGACCGTGCAGGTCTAATCAAGAACATTACAAAAGGTGAGCAAGAGCCAGCTTTAGGTATCGTTCCAAATGCGGTTGGCGGTTTCGGTGATGATTCTGGTTACTTCAAGGATGCTGATTATGAAGAAGCTAAGAAATTCCTAGATGCTGGTTTAAAAGAATTAGGTTTAGCTAGTCCAGCAGATTTAGAGATTACCGTTTCTTACAATACATCTGAAGCACATGCTGCAATCGCTCAGTTCATCCAACAAGGCTGGACTTCACAATTAGGAATCAAAGCAAAGCTTGATAATTCTGAATGGCAAGTGTATTTAGATAAGCTTTCAAACTTAGACTACCAAGTTGGTCGTTTAGGCTGGATTGCTGACTACAATGATGCCTATACATTCCTAGAAATGTATAACACAGCTTCAAATGGTAACAACGATACAGGTTGGGAAAATGCTGATTACACAGCATTATTAAAGCAATCTGTTGTTGAAACTGATCCAGCAAAACGTACTGCAATCTTATTAGAAGCTGAAGCAATTATGATGAATGAAATGCCAGTAGCGCCAATCTACTTCTATACAAACCTTTACATTAACAAGGATTATGTTACGAATATGGTTCCAGATGCTTTAGGTAATATTTCACTTAAAAATGTTGATATCAACAAATAA
- a CDS encoding ABC transporter permease, with translation MLTYILKRILYIFVALFVIISATFFLMKLAPGSPFASERQLPPAIEQQLNEKYGLNNPWYIQYKDYLVSSFTFDFGESMKYKGRSVNDMISEGFPVSLVLGLEAMILAIGLGILLGVISALYHNKFPDYVSTVIAVLGISVPSFILAGLLQLFFALKLGWFPVTGWKGFIYTVLPATAIALTHAGFIAKLTRSSMLEQNNSEYVKLARAKGIGKWSVVFKHSLRNALLPVVTYLGPLTAGVVTGSFIIEQIFAIPGIGRHFVQSITNRDYTTIMGVTVFYSIILLLAVLVVDILYQFIDPRIKLKGAKKS, from the coding sequence ATGCTTACCTACATTTTAAAGCGCATTCTATACATCTTTGTTGCCCTTTTTGTTATTATTTCGGCTACCTTTTTCTTAATGAAGTTGGCCCCAGGTAGTCCATTCGCAAGTGAACGTCAACTTCCGCCAGCAATTGAACAGCAACTTAATGAAAAATATGGCCTCAACAATCCTTGGTACATTCAATATAAGGACTATTTAGTTTCGTCTTTTACATTTGATTTCGGTGAATCAATGAAATATAAAGGGCGTTCTGTAAACGATATGATTTCTGAAGGATTCCCAGTGTCTTTAGTTTTAGGGTTAGAGGCAATGATTTTAGCCATTGGTCTTGGGATATTACTCGGAGTGATATCAGCACTTTACCATAATAAGTTTCCTGACTATGTGTCGACTGTAATCGCCGTATTAGGAATTTCAGTACCATCCTTTATTTTAGCGGGTCTATTGCAATTATTCTTCGCTTTGAAGCTCGGATGGTTCCCGGTAACTGGATGGAAAGGCTTTATCTATACAGTACTGCCTGCAACAGCAATTGCCCTAACACACGCCGGCTTCATTGCAAAACTAACACGATCAAGCATGTTAGAACAAAATAATAGTGAGTACGTTAAGCTAGCACGTGCAAAAGGGATTGGCAAATGGTCAGTCGTTTTCAAACACTCACTACGCAATGCATTGTTGCCAGTTGTCACATATTTAGGACCTTTAACTGCTGGTGTTGTCACGGGTAGTTTCATTATCGAACAAATTTTCGCGATTCCTGGTATTGGACGCCACTTCGTTCAATCCATTACGAACCGAGATTATACAACGATCATGGGTGTAACCGTTTTCTATTCCATTATTTTATTGCTCGCTGTATTAGTAGTAGATATTTTATATCAATTCATTGATCCACGAATTAAGTTAAAAGGAGCGAAAAAATCATGA